The Neobacillus sp. OS1-2 genome includes a window with the following:
- a CDS encoding GntR family transcriptional regulator: MKNKIKEQIQSGKLRVGDRVPSEKELTEKFHVSQITTKNALVGLAEEGIVERIKGRGTFVCESDLTASIRPTYEQEGLIGLILPSMKTKIEQEFVNYIEKYVSKNGHHLIIKITRESQFEEADAIEMFRKMDVKGMIIFPTEKETYNDAVLRLSLDKFPFVLIDRYMENILTYSVTSENKAGTQEAISYLLNKGHKHIGLISPIITNTVTDERAKGFENAFLKRGTTINKNLWLTLGFNDISQHKTPKLIKEFLISKPEMTAIFTMNAELAAYTHLAISSLKSDGCQEIELLTFDSPGISGVTFIKQDIEECSKKTVDLLLEQIEGIYEPKRIYVPVELKISENELSKMIPT, translated from the coding sequence ATCAAAAATAAAATAAAAGAGCAAATTCAATCGGGTAAGCTACGAGTCGGTGACCGTGTTCCCTCGGAAAAGGAATTAACCGAAAAATTTCATGTTAGTCAGATTACTACTAAAAATGCACTAGTCGGCCTCGCTGAAGAAGGGATAGTTGAAAGAATTAAAGGGAGAGGAACCTTTGTTTGTGAAAGTGACCTTACGGCTTCAATCAGACCAACGTATGAGCAGGAAGGGTTAATAGGTCTTATTCTTCCAAGTATGAAAACAAAAATTGAGCAAGAATTTGTCAATTATATTGAGAAATACGTCTCAAAGAATGGTCATCATCTTATTATAAAGATCACAAGAGAGTCTCAGTTTGAAGAAGCAGATGCAATTGAGATGTTTAGAAAAATGGACGTTAAGGGAATGATTATTTTCCCTACAGAAAAAGAAACTTACAATGATGCGGTACTAAGACTTTCACTTGATAAATTTCCATTTGTATTAATTGATAGGTATATGGAGAATATTTTAACGTATAGCGTGACATCTGAAAATAAAGCAGGGACTCAAGAAGCTATTTCGTACCTATTAAATAAAGGGCATAAGCATATAGGGCTTATTTCCCCAATCATCACTAATACAGTGACTGACGAGAGGGCTAAGGGGTTTGAAAATGCCTTTTTAAAACGGGGAACGACCATTAATAAGAATCTTTGGCTAACACTTGGTTTCAATGATATTTCTCAGCATAAAACCCCCAAACTCATTAAAGAATTTCTAATCAGTAAACCTGAAATGACAGCTATTTTTACTATGAATGCAGAATTAGCGGCATATACGCATTTAGCGATAAGTTCTTTAAAGAGCGATGGATGTCAGGAAATCGAATTACTAACCTTTGATTCACCTGGTATATCTGGAGTTACGTTTATTAAGCAGGATATCGAAGAATGTAGTAAAAAAACAGTTGATTTGCTGTTAGAACAAATAGAAGGTATTTACGAACCGAAAAGAATATATGTCCCTGTTGAACTTAAAATTAGTGAGAATGAATTGTCGAAAATGATTCCAACATAG
- a CDS encoding sugar-binding domain-containing protein: MTEQNIPRSEYPRPQFERADWMNLNGEWNFKFDRENQGEKEKWFKEPNFDKKIIVPFTYETKASGIGEEAFCSNVWYQKSVMISSEYEKRNVILHFQAADYITKLWVNGIFVGERKGGQIAFSFDITNYVNEKNELNLVVKIEDSQSCFQPRGKQRWLEDSYECWYVQTTGIWQTVWLEFLNDNHVQAVKITPDIDTESVEFAYEVSGNIDPSLVLKTTISFNGESIKAFEQTVNRPYQAIKTNIASEFHHWRVVHWSPQTPNLYDVEFTLFKNGEVVDNVKSYFGMRKISIENGNVLLNNTPLYQKLILDQGYWEESHLTPPSDEAIIEDIDRTMEMGFNGVRKHMKVEDQRFLYWADKKGLLVWSEMAATYEFSDEAVQNFTEEWIEVVKQQYNHPCIITWTPFNESWGVKNIYTNQKQQKFTEGIYHLTKAIDSMRPVIVNDGWEHTISDIISLHDYVEYGDDFLKRYSDKEKVVQNEIAFNNFKHAMAQGYKYKGQPIIISEYGGIAFNSEKGWGYGNQVKSEEEFLHRYESITQAIKDTPYISGFCYTQITDVQQEVNGLLKENREAKVDVNKIRAINNK, encoded by the coding sequence ATGACAGAACAGAACATTCCGAGAAGTGAATATCCGCGTCCTCAATTCGAAAGGGCAGACTGGATGAATTTAAATGGTGAATGGAATTTTAAGTTTGATAGAGAGAACCAAGGTGAAAAGGAAAAGTGGTTCAAGGAACCAAATTTTGATAAAAAGATTATTGTTCCTTTTACATATGAAACAAAAGCCAGTGGAATTGGTGAAGAAGCATTTTGTTCTAATGTCTGGTATCAAAAAAGCGTAATGATTTCTAGTGAGTATGAAAAAAGGAATGTAATCCTTCATTTCCAAGCAGCTGATTATATAACAAAGCTGTGGGTGAACGGCATTTTTGTTGGGGAAAGAAAAGGTGGGCAAATCGCTTTCTCTTTTGATATAACGAATTATGTAAATGAGAAAAATGAATTAAATTTGGTTGTGAAAATAGAAGACAGTCAAAGTTGCTTCCAACCAAGAGGAAAACAAAGATGGTTAGAGGATAGTTATGAATGCTGGTATGTTCAAACAACAGGAATTTGGCAAACAGTCTGGCTTGAGTTTTTAAATGACAACCATGTTCAAGCGGTCAAGATCACTCCTGATATAGATACAGAATCAGTGGAGTTTGCCTATGAAGTTTCAGGAAATATTGATCCATCATTAGTCTTGAAAACAACTATTTCATTTAATGGAGAGTCAATTAAAGCATTTGAGCAAACGGTAAATCGTCCATATCAAGCAATCAAGACGAATATTGCAAGTGAATTTCATCATTGGCGAGTTGTCCATTGGAGTCCACAAACTCCTAATTTATATGATGTCGAATTTACATTATTTAAGAATGGTGAAGTAGTGGATAACGTAAAGTCCTATTTTGGAATGAGAAAGATTTCAATTGAGAATGGGAACGTATTATTGAATAATACTCCACTCTATCAAAAACTTATTTTAGATCAGGGTTATTGGGAAGAGTCGCATTTAACACCGCCTTCAGATGAAGCAATCATTGAGGATATTGATCGAACAATGGAGATGGGCTTCAACGGGGTAAGGAAGCATATGAAAGTGGAAGATCAGCGTTTCCTTTATTGGGCTGATAAGAAAGGTCTGCTTGTTTGGTCTGAAATGGCTGCAACCTATGAGTTTTCAGATGAGGCTGTCCAGAACTTTACAGAAGAATGGATAGAGGTTGTTAAACAACAGTATAATCACCCCTGCATCATTACATGGACCCCGTTTAATGAATCTTGGGGTGTGAAAAACATTTATACAAACCAAAAGCAGCAAAAGTTTACCGAGGGGATCTACCATCTTACAAAGGCTATTGATAGTATGAGACCCGTTATTGTAAACGATGGATGGGAGCATACCATTTCAGACATTATCTCCCTTCACGATTATGTAGAATATGGTGATGATTTCTTAAAGCGATATAGCGATAAAGAAAAGGTAGTTCAAAATGAGATAGCATTTAATAACTTTAAACATGCGATGGCACAGGGCTATAAATATAAAGGCCAGCCGATTATCATCAGTGAATATGGCGGTATTGCCTTCAATTCTGAAAAAGGCTGGGGCTATGGTAATCAGGTAAAGAGTGAAGAAGAGTTCTTACACCGTTATGAATCCATTACACAAGCAATAAAAGATACTCCATATATTAGTGGATTTTGCTATACACAAATTACCGATGTGCAGCAAGAGGTTAACGGCTTATTAAAGGAAAATCGAGAAGCTAAGGTAGACGTAAACAAAATAAGGGCAATTAACAATAAATAA
- a CDS encoding extracellular solute-binding protein, translating into MRKISVFMFSILFVVMMALSGCSSSSSGSGGSSSAKNEIVYWNPFTGPDGENMKQIVNEYNKTNPKFKIKNVSIEADDMYKKIPTVVNSGKGIPDLTIVHAERIKQFVENDLLTTYDDKLADHPEIKAENYVPAGWNIGDINGSRYSVPLDVHSFVMYYNKDLLEKYAPHALDDNVITFDEIKAAGELSKKDKITGIGITWTRPIFLSIYNQLGGDITSDGEAATLNTPEAKKALELLKGLVDGKIANKDGEDPGQLFKSGKAIFYPEGIWMQNSVNEAKNLKWGLTSFPQIAPDKIVNWTSSHQFVMFKDKNRTEEKTKGIMEFLDYVRENSLPWAKAGQNPAALATLDNPEYQELPQSFLIKNPEMQNTLKIFDYKYNGFVAEEVDKLVGDSIYGKLDIDKGLKAAQKAVDDKIGTNKK; encoded by the coding sequence ATGAGAAAAATATCAGTATTCATGTTCTCAATACTTTTTGTGGTTATGATGGCTTTGTCGGGATGCAGTTCTTCTAGTTCAGGATCCGGGGGCTCTTCTTCAGCTAAAAATGAAATTGTATATTGGAATCCGTTTACAGGGCCTGATGGCGAGAATATGAAACAAATTGTTAATGAATATAACAAGACAAATCCAAAATTCAAGATAAAGAATGTATCCATTGAAGCAGATGATATGTATAAAAAGATCCCAACAGTTGTTAACTCTGGAAAGGGTATCCCTGATCTTACAATTGTCCATGCTGAGAGAATTAAACAGTTTGTTGAGAACGACCTATTAACCACTTATGACGATAAATTGGCAGACCATCCTGAAATTAAAGCTGAAAACTATGTACCGGCAGGCTGGAACATTGGTGATATTAATGGAAGTAGATATAGTGTCCCCTTGGATGTACACAGTTTTGTCATGTATTACAATAAGGATTTACTAGAAAAATATGCACCACATGCACTCGATGATAACGTGATTACCTTTGATGAAATAAAGGCAGCTGGAGAATTGTCTAAAAAGGATAAAATCACTGGTATTGGTATAACATGGACGAGGCCAATCTTCTTATCGATTTACAATCAACTTGGTGGAGATATAACTAGTGACGGTGAAGCAGCAACTCTTAATACGCCAGAAGCAAAGAAAGCATTAGAACTATTAAAAGGGTTAGTTGATGGAAAAATTGCTAACAAGGATGGAGAAGACCCAGGTCAGTTATTCAAGTCTGGTAAGGCAATCTTTTACCCAGAAGGAATTTGGATGCAAAATAGTGTAAATGAAGCGAAGAACCTAAAATGGGGTTTAACAAGCTTTCCCCAGATTGCACCTGATAAAATTGTAAACTGGACGTCCTCTCATCAATTCGTGATGTTTAAGGACAAAAATCGAACAGAAGAAAAGACGAAAGGAATAATGGAGTTCCTTGATTATGTCAGAGAAAATTCACTTCCATGGGCGAAAGCTGGCCAAAACCCTGCCGCATTAGCGACATTAGATAATCCCGAATATCAAGAATTACCACAATCATTTTTAATAAAAAATCCTGAAATGCAAAATACACTTAAAATCTTTGATTATAAGTACAATGGTTTTGTAGCCGAAGAAGTGGATAAATTGGTCGGTGATTCCATATATGGAAAGTTGGATATTGATAAGGGACTAAAGGCGGCTCAAAAAGCAGTTGATGATAAAATTGGAACGAATAAAAAGTAA
- a CDS encoding sugar ABC transporter permease: MINTGVNKELTMSAGIEKHSGKNRFNLSPYLYIGPHLILFAIFFLFPTLYGIYISFTNWDLIGDPEFVGFVNYKEILVNQDSTFYDQLRTGLGNTFKFVLFTVPACIIVPLLLAAGLNTKPKGMKFFQALFYMPTLFSVSAVMIIFSMLYSVSFGPFNHYLNVETNWIATQPYAWITLVTVTVWWTIGANMIIYQAALNGISKDLYEAAAMDGANSVQRFFRITLPSIRAQILYTVVITTIAQFNVYGQPLMLTKGGPTSSTTVLLMYIQENAFGSGISIAGIGAAMAVILGLCIMAVSAIQFFFLRQRD; encoded by the coding sequence ATGATAAATACTGGAGTGAACAAGGAATTAACTATGTCTGCAGGTATAGAAAAACATTCGGGTAAAAACCGTTTTAATCTTTCTCCGTATCTTTACATCGGACCACATCTAATATTATTCGCTATTTTTTTCCTTTTTCCCACGTTATATGGTATTTATATTTCATTTACCAACTGGGATCTAATAGGAGATCCCGAATTTGTAGGATTTGTTAATTATAAAGAAATATTGGTTAATCAGGACTCTACCTTTTACGATCAACTACGTACCGGATTGGGAAACACATTTAAGTTTGTGTTGTTTACGGTGCCTGCCTGTATTATCGTTCCTTTATTGTTAGCTGCAGGTCTTAACACGAAACCGAAGGGGATGAAGTTTTTTCAAGCCTTATTCTACATGCCCACTTTGTTCTCCGTTTCGGCGGTCATGATTATTTTTTCCATGCTTTATAGTGTTTCTTTTGGGCCATTTAATCACTATCTTAATGTAGAAACGAACTGGATTGCTACCCAGCCATACGCTTGGATTACCTTAGTAACGGTTACTGTTTGGTGGACAATCGGTGCAAATATGATTATTTATCAGGCGGCTCTTAACGGTATTTCAAAAGATTTATATGAAGCTGCCGCTATGGATGGGGCAAATAGTGTACAGAGATTCTTTAGAATCACGTTACCGAGTATAAGAGCTCAAATTTTATATACGGTTGTCATTACAACTATCGCCCAATTTAATGTATATGGACAGCCACTCATGTTAACGAAAGGTGGACCAACAAGCTCAACTACCGTTTTGTTAATGTACATTCAAGAGAACGCATTTGGATCTGGAATATCTATTGCTGGTATTGGGGCAGCTATGGCTGTAATCCTGGGTTTATGTATTATGGCAGTTTCGGCCATCCAATTCTTCTTTTTAAGACAACGTGATTAG
- a CDS encoding carbohydrate ABC transporter permease, with protein MLSLTKKRISKIVALVFLLLMVFIWIVPVLYTMITSFKSEADIQTNAFTILPINWVIGNYQDVLFGNTSAPVAKWFMNSLIISVSQTILVLVIVSLAGYGYSRMKFKGRDAIFVFLMATMMFPAVVNLIPLYKIIDTLGWVNNYLAAIVPGAAGVFNIFLIRQFMQGIPKEFDESARVDGASDFQIFIKLILPLIRPVLTVVALFTFTASWNDFLWPSIVFNDVEKMPITPGLQLLQGMYALDVAHALTGALVAIVPTFILYLFTQKYFMESLSLSSGVKG; from the coding sequence GTGCTTTCCTTGACGAAAAAAAGAATTTCAAAAATTGTTGCTCTAGTTTTTTTACTATTAATGGTGTTTATCTGGATTGTCCCTGTTCTATATACAATGATCACTTCCTTCAAAAGTGAGGCCGATATTCAAACAAATGCTTTTACGATTTTACCCATTAATTGGGTTATTGGTAATTACCAGGATGTCCTTTTTGGTAACACAAGTGCTCCTGTCGCCAAATGGTTTATGAACTCGCTTATTATATCGGTATCACAAACGATATTAGTATTAGTCATTGTTTCATTAGCTGGCTATGGATATTCAAGAATGAAATTTAAGGGTAGAGATGCGATCTTTGTCTTTTTAATGGCAACGATGATGTTCCCGGCAGTCGTAAATCTTATTCCACTCTATAAAATTATTGATACATTAGGGTGGGTCAATAATTATTTAGCGGCGATTGTTCCGGGGGCAGCTGGCGTATTTAATATTTTTCTTATTAGGCAATTTATGCAAGGCATTCCTAAGGAATTTGATGAATCGGCGAGAGTGGATGGTGCTTCCGATTTTCAAATATTTATCAAGTTGATCTTACCACTAATAAGACCTGTATTGACGGTTGTTGCATTGTTTACATTTACAGCCTCTTGGAATGACTTCCTATGGCCATCCATTGTGTTTAATGACGTGGAGAAAATGCCCATTACACCAGGATTACAGTTACTTCAGGGGATGTATGCACTAGATGTAGCCCATGCTTTAACGGGAGCGTTGGTAGCCATTGTTCCAACATTTATCCTTTATTTATTCACACAAAAATACTTTATGGAATCACTCTCCCTGTCATCTGGGGTTAAGGGATAA
- a CDS encoding glycoside hydrolase family 43 protein — MESQIHNTISGQRNEMFMNPLLESGPDPYMYKHEDGYYYLTITLSDHIAIWRSPTITGFSTAEKKIIWSPPAEGPYSHNIWAPEIHYINGKWFIYFTANDGGGDETRRIFVLENSSPNPLQSKWHFRGAVNTDHPGLDGTVLQHRNELYFLYSGYGYFPEYGSALYIAKMENPWTLIGENLLLSAPTDEWEKQGGMAINEGPICLKRNGKLFLAFSASATWSDDYCLGMLTASETANLLDPDSWIKHPGPVFSKSIKNRVFSPGHNSFTQSPDGTEDWLVYHAFSFSEAEGDHRLGRLRNLRVQKITWKPDGTPDFGSPLPAYTPMVKPSGEV; from the coding sequence TTGGAGTCTCAAATCCACAACACCATTTCAGGTCAAAGAAATGAAATGTTTATGAATCCCCTGCTTGAAAGCGGCCCAGATCCTTACATGTATAAACATGAAGATGGTTACTATTATTTGACTATTACTTTGTCCGATCATATCGCAATTTGGAGGAGCCCGACCATAACAGGGTTTTCGACAGCAGAGAAGAAGATAATATGGTCTCCTCCAGCGGAAGGTCCATATAGCCATAATATTTGGGCACCTGAAATCCACTATATTAACGGAAAATGGTTCATTTATTTTACTGCAAATGATGGTGGCGGGGATGAAACTCGGCGTATCTTTGTCCTTGAAAATTCTTCACCGAATCCATTGCAGAGCAAGTGGCATTTCAGGGGTGCGGTGAATACCGATCATCCTGGTTTAGATGGAACCGTCCTGCAGCATAGGAATGAATTATATTTTCTTTACTCAGGATATGGATATTTTCCTGAGTATGGATCAGCATTATACATCGCAAAAATGGAAAACCCGTGGACACTAATAGGTGAAAACCTATTACTTTCGGCTCCGACGGATGAATGGGAGAAACAAGGTGGAATGGCAATAAATGAAGGACCCATATGTCTAAAACGGAACGGTAAACTTTTTCTCGCTTTTTCTGCAAGTGCAACATGGTCTGATGACTATTGCTTAGGGATGCTTACAGCAAGTGAAACGGCTAACCTTCTTGATCCTGATTCTTGGATAAAGCATCCAGGACCCGTTTTCTCAAAAAGTATAAAAAACCGAGTATTTTCCCCTGGCCATAATAGCTTTACCCAATCCCCAGATGGAACGGAGGACTGGCTTGTTTACCACGCATTTTCGTTTTCGGAGGCAGAGGGAGACCATCGGCTGGGAAGACTCCGGAATCTAAGGGTTCAAAAAATCACATGGAAACCAGACGGTACCCCTGATTTTGGTTCACCACTACCAGCCTACACACCAATGGTCAAACCTTCTGGAGAAGTGTAG